DNA from Streptomyces sp. NBC_01476:
GGCGATGGCTGTGCCGATGACTGTGCCGATGACTGGGGCAACGGCTGGGGCAACGGCTGAGGCAACGGCTGGGGTGCCGCATGAGGTGCCGGCCGGGATGCCTGCGGCGGCACGGGCTGCTGCGGCGCGGCAGCGGGTGAGGGGGCCTGCCGCTGCCGGGCCGGCGGGGCCGGTTCCGCCGGGGCGCGGGCGCCCCAGGAGATCGGCGGCAGGTCCTGGCCCTGCTGGGCGGGTACCGGCCAGTTGGGAACGGGTGCCGCTGGTGCCGCGGGCGCCGCGGGTGACTGGGAGCGGGGCGCGGCCGGGTCCTCGTCGAGGAACATCGGCCCCGACTCGTCCACCGCCGGGGGACGCGGGGCCGGGGCAGGACGCGGGGCGGGGCTCGGCGGCGGAGCAGGGCTCGGCGGCGGCGGGGCCGTGCTCGCGGCCGGGCCCTGGCTCTGCGCGGGTACCACGGGAGGCGGCGGTGGCGCCGTGCCCTCCGCACCGGCCGGCCGGCTCGTACCGGGGACCCAGGCCGAACCGTTCCAGTACCGGATGTAGTTGGGGATCGACGGGTCCGGGTAGAAGCCCGGAGCCGGCGCGGCGGAGGACGAGGAAGAACCGGAGGAGCCAGAAGTGGGTGCGCTCATGGTTCACGGATTCCGTATCTGCTCGGCCGGGGGTGTGCGTCCACATCTACCAGACCTGTGGGCCCGGCGGGTCCACTCCCTGACGTCCTTACCCCCTACGCGTTGTCATGCGCCACAGGTTCTGGAAATTTGAACCACGTACCGGTAACCCGCGTAATGGTTGGAGAGGCACGCGCTCTCTCCAGGTGCAGGCCCCGCAGCGCAACCTTCCGGCAGGGGCCACCGCGCCGAGGAAAGGACGTCGACTCATGCAGACCGTGGTGGAACGCGAACTCGAGATGCAGCTTGTCCTGTCGCCGGAACGCAGCATTCCGGTGCCGGCCAAGCTCGCCTACCGCACGACCGACCCCTACGCCGTGCATGTCACCTTCCATGTGGGGTCGCAGACCCCGGTGAACTGGACGTTCGCCCGCGAACTGATCGTGGAGGGGGTGTTCCGGCCGTGCGGAAACGGCGATGTGCGCATCTGGCCGACGAAGGTCAACGGCCGCAGCGTGATCTGTCTCGCGCTCAGCTCCCCCGACGGGGACGCGCTGCTGGAGGCGCCTTCCTCACCGGTGGCCTCCTGGCTGGAGCGCACCTTGCGGGTGGTCGCGCCCGGCACCGAGCACGAGCAGCTGAGCATGGACGACGGCCTGAGCCGGCTGCTCGCCCCGGCGGCCGGCGACGAGGCGTGGCTGCGCGACCCCTGCGCCGGCAAGGACGAGAACCCGGACGCCAGTGCGTGACGCGGGCCCCCGGTCAGAACAGCTTGCCCGGGTTGAGCAGCCCCAGCGGGTCGAAGACGGCCTTCAGCCCGCGCTGCAGCTCCAGCCCGGTCGGCCCCAACTCCCTTGCCAGCCACTCCTTCTTGAGCAGGCCCACCCCGTGCTCGCCGGTGATGGTGCCGCCCAGCGACAGGCCGAGCGCCATGATCTCCTCGAAGGACTCGCGGGCCCGCCGGGACTCCTCGGGGTCGTGCGCGTCGAAACAGACCACCGGGTGGGTGTTGCCGTCCCCGGCGTGCGCGCAGACGCCGATCGTCAGCCCGTACTTCTCCGCCACCGCGGCCACCCCGTCGAGCATCTCACCGAGCCGGGACCGGGGTACGCACACATCGTCGATCATGGTCGCGGAGGAGAGGGTCTCCAGCGCGGTCAGTGACAGCCGCCTGGCCTGCAGCAGCAGGTCGGACTCCGCGGCGTCCTGCGCCGGTACGACGTCGGTGGCACCGGCCGCGAGGCACAGCTCGCCGAGCGCGGCCAGGTCGGCCGCCGGGTCCGGGGTGTCGAAGGCGGCGAGCAGCAGCGCCCCGGTCTCCTCCGGCAGCCCCATCTTCGCCAGCTTGTTGACGGCGCGGACCGTGGTGCCGTCCATCAGCTCCAGCAGCGACGGTACGTGGCCGCTCGCCATGATCGAGCAGACCGCGGCGCCCGCCGCGGCGGCCGACGGGAACTCGGCGGCGAGCGCGAGGTGCTGGGGCGGCGCCGGCTTCAGCGCGAGCACCGCCTTGACCACCACCCCGAGAGTGCCCTCGGAGCCGACGAAGAGCCGCGTCAGGTCGTAGCCCGCGACGCCCTTGGCGGTACGCCGGCCGGTCGTCAGCAGCCGGCCGTCCGCCAGCACCACGTCGAGGCCGAGCACGTACTCCGCGGTGACCCCGTACTTCACACAGCACAGGCCGCCCGCGCCGGTGCCGATGTTGCCGCCGATGGTGCAGGTCTCCCAGCTCGACGGGTCCGGCGGGTAGGACAGGCCCTGTTCGGCCACCGCCCGGGAGAGCGCCGCGTTGACGACTCCGGGCTCCACCACGGCGATCCGCTCCACCGGATCGATCTCCAGGATCCGGTCCATCTTCGCCAGCGACAGCACGATCCAGCCGTCACCGGCGTTGGCACCGCCCGACAGACCGGTCCGCGCGCCCTGCGGCACCACCGGCACCCGTAGCGCGGTCGCGGTGCGCAGCACGTGCTGCACCTCCTCGACCGTCCGCGGCAGTACGACCACCGCGGGCGTCCCCGACGCGGAGAAGCTCGCCATGTCATGGGCGTAGGCGGCGGTGACATCGGGGTCGGTGAGGACGGTGCCCTGGGAGAGGCCGGAGCGGAGCGCGCTGATCAGGTCGGACATATCTTCAGCTTGTCACCTGCTCCCCCGCGTTCTCAATCACCGGGCGGGCACCAGGTGCCCGCCCGGCTGCGGCGCGGCGGCCGTCCTCAGACGTGCACGGCGCTCACGGCGCTCACGGCGGTCACCGCGCCCACCGCACTCACAGGTTGCCGCGGCGCTCCTGCTCGCGCTCGATCGCCTCGAAGAGCGCCTTGAAGTTGCCCTTGCCGAAGCCCATCGAGCCATGGCGCTCGATCATCTCGAAGAAGACGGTCGGGCGGTCCTGCACCGGCTTGGTGAAGATCTGCAGCAGATAGCCGTCCTCGTCCCGGTCGGCGAGCAGCTTCAGCTCGCGCAGGGTCTCGATCGGCACCCGGGTGTCGCCGACCCACTCGCCGAGCGTGTCGTAGTACGAGTCGGGGGTGTCCAGGAACTCGACGCCGGCCGCCCGCATGGCCCGTACGCTCGCCACGATGTCGTTGGTGGCCAGCGCGATGTGCTGCACGCCGGGGCCGCCGTAGAACTCCAGGTACTCGTCGATCTGGGACTTCTTCTTGCCCGCGGCCGGCTCGTTGAGCGGGAACTTGACCTTCCGGGACCCGTCGGCGACGAC
Protein-coding regions in this window:
- a CDS encoding FAD-binding oxidoreductase, producing MSDLISALRSGLSQGTVLTDPDVTAAYAHDMASFSASGTPAVVVLPRTVEEVQHVLRTATALRVPVVPQGARTGLSGGANAGDGWIVLSLAKMDRILEIDPVERIAVVEPGVVNAALSRAVAEQGLSYPPDPSSWETCTIGGNIGTGAGGLCCVKYGVTAEYVLGLDVVLADGRLLTTGRRTAKGVAGYDLTRLFVGSEGTLGVVVKAVLALKPAPPQHLALAAEFPSAAAAGAAVCSIMASGHVPSLLELMDGTTVRAVNKLAKMGLPEETGALLLAAFDTPDPAADLAALGELCLAAGATDVVPAQDAAESDLLLQARRLSLTALETLSSATMIDDVCVPRSRLGEMLDGVAAVAEKYGLTIGVCAHAGDGNTHPVVCFDAHDPEESRRARESFEEIMALGLSLGGTITGEHGVGLLKKEWLARELGPTGLELQRGLKAVFDPLGLLNPGKLF
- a CDS encoding SsgA family sporulation/cell division regulator translates to MQTVVERELEMQLVLSPERSIPVPAKLAYRTTDPYAVHVTFHVGSQTPVNWTFARELIVEGVFRPCGNGDVRIWPTKVNGRSVICLALSSPDGDALLEAPSSPVASWLERTLRVVAPGTEHEQLSMDDGLSRLLAPAAGDEAWLRDPCAGKDENPDASA